One segment of Pristis pectinata isolate sPriPec2 chromosome 3, sPriPec2.1.pri, whole genome shotgun sequence DNA contains the following:
- the LOC127568674 gene encoding uncharacterized protein LOC127568674: protein MSGSQCQVPLVTGPVSESFSLMVQARINWEMFLTPMSSSIAILADLVRQAKSGKDVPLNPDPKNPGSFQGSLLDICLQAPRLFQDIRNNIFKIQCNCQDMPVLLKKVREGFGVDTRLPQKLKLIQNCTKECRAAAGCVEETLSSLNKQLSELLERCAASQCCSQAQLQEVQAALGKTRQGIQSVEEEKKALEEEWSQVSLEREKLMDALNDVKSRAFTDTLCEEGLRELREHLPQVLDLLGSVINPTVLVSELGKGVKFIISEISALRNKDSSSALSAFLDDVEKKASQKIEEVQSQMDQAGQKYKQCLREMEDLRKQSAQLSENLTAQRTQEQDISSTLLLMSKDLELLGSIRANWSQAINFIHLIPKLMGDCQKMFERVGGGKDGASTQAIVFQDQVSQAGTIVTLLGTMSGTFVEIYDKSLQGPLKDLGEVLVQEGIDYKLKTIKMNCQRAEEEVHQRARKVQEAFEEELLQGSHALGKLAAQLGPRG from the coding sequence ATGTCGGGCAGCCAGTGCCAGGTTCCTCTGGTCACTGGACCAGTGTCAGAGAGCTTCAGTCTGATGGTTCAGGCCCGGATCAACTGGGAGATGTTCCTGACACCAATGTCCAGCTCCATCGCCATTCTCGCTGACCTGGTGCGTCAGGCCAAGAGCGGGAAGGATGTTCCTCTCAACCCAGACCCCAAGAATCCAGGGTCATTCCAAGGAAGCCTGCTGGACATTTGTCTACAGGCTCCAAGATTGTTCCAAGATATCCGTAACAACATCTTCAAGATCCAGTGCAATTGTCAGGACATGCCTGTCCTCTtgaagaaggtgagggaggggttcgGCGTGGACACACGCCTTCCTCAGAAGCTGAAGCTCATTCAGAACTGCACTAAGGAGTGCAGGGCTGCTGCAGGGTGTGTGGAGGAGACCCTCTCCTCCCTCAACAAGCAGCTCTCCGAGCTACTGGAGAGGTGTGCAGCGTCCCAGTGCTGCAGCCAGGCACAGCTCCAGGAAGTGCAGGCAGCCCTGGGTAAAACACGGCAGGGCATCCAGTCAGTCGAGGAAGAGAAGAAAGCTCTGGAGGAGGAGTGGTCCCAGGTTTCCCTGGAGAGGGAGAAGCTCATGGATGCACTGAATGATGTCAAGTCACGGGCCTTCACTGACACCCTGTGTGAGGAAGGGCTGAGGGAATTGCGGGAGCATTTACCCCAGGTGCTGGACCTTCTGGGCAGTGTGATTAACCCAACAGTCCTGGTCTCCGAGCTCGGGAAAGGGGTCAAGTTCATCATCAGCGAGATCTCTGCCCTGAGAAATAAGGATTCCAGTTCTGCgctcagtgccttcctggatgATGTGGAAAAGAAGGCCTCACAGAAGATCGAGGAGGTCCAATCTCAGATGGATCAAGCTGGACAGAAGTACAAGCAGTGTCTCCGAGAGATGGAAGATCTGAGGAAACAGAGTGCGCAGTTGTCAGAGAATTTAACTGCCCAGCGGACGCAGGAGCAGGACATCAGCTCGACACTACTGCTGATGTCTAAAGACCTGGAGCTGCTGGGGAGCATCAGAGCCAACTGGTCCCAGGCCATCAACTTCATTCACCTGATCCCCAAACTAATGGGAGATTGCCAGAAGATGTTTgagagggtgggtggtgggaaggatgGAGCTAGTACCCAGGCGATTGTGTTCCAAGACCAAGTGTCCCAGGCAGGCACCATCGTGACCCTCCTCGGGACCATGTCAGGAACCTTTGTGGAGATTTATGATAAGAGCTTGCAGGGTCCACTGAAGGATCTGGGTGAGGTCCTGGTCCAGGAAGGCATTGACTACAAGTTGAAGACCATCAAGATGAATTGTCAGAGAGCAGAAGAAGAGGTCCATCAGCGGGCAAGGAAGGTTCAGGAGGCATTTGAGGAGGAACTGTTGCAGGGAAGTCACGCCCTTGGGAAACTGGCAGCTCAGCTTGGCcccagggggtga